A section of the Pedobacter sp. HDW13 genome encodes:
- a CDS encoding DUF2004 domain-containing protein, whose product MDYTLPYFGNLDLNALNEDYYSAIQTPKNNIAIELSFENKSIEQKIADGIRIFLENIEKLDEKNKITIAKDFEEEGSETSNYINFYLTEFDEAELLDIIGKKTEKTKMADQLLDKLELTRIALYPDGRYGLTYYAMFDYTIYLNGFPCDQLLVLFTDQQGSLEDIGWDS is encoded by the coding sequence ATGGACTACACCTTACCTTATTTCGGGAATCTCGATCTAAACGCCCTAAATGAAGATTATTATTCTGCTATACAGACACCAAAGAATAATATCGCTATTGAGCTTAGTTTTGAAAATAAATCTATTGAGCAGAAAATAGCTGATGGTATCCGTATTTTCCTTGAGAATATCGAAAAGTTAGACGAGAAAAACAAAATTACTATAGCAAAAGATTTTGAAGAAGAAGGCAGTGAAACTTCTAATTATATTAATTTCTACTTGACAGAATTTGATGAAGCCGAGTTATTGGATATTATAGGTAAGAAAACAGAAAAAACGAAGATGGCAGACCAGCTATTGGATAAACTTGAATTAACCCGGATAGCACTATATCCTGATGGAAGGTACGGTTTAACTTACTATGCGATGTTCGATTATACCATTTATCTTAATGGATTTCCCTGTGATCAGCTACTAGTACTCTTTACTGATCAACAGGGGAGTTTAGAAGATATAGGCTGGGATAGTTAA
- a CDS encoding RagB/SusD family nutrient uptake outer membrane protein, producing the protein MKFLVKKIILLVLPASMIIGCKKELNVFPTDRQVDGNVIIDAKSAATVLNGVYYRFANSGTDNNQIPSIKWMRTFETVPSELSGLLANRNNDGLNDFTFTPGSAATGEKWTYGYNLVNAANGFLKNIEPVITITANVKKQLQAEARFLRAFANAELLFHYGQYRDVNSAYGIILRNDFVNSDNISLARSNVKQTYDAIIADLDIAIADLPTLNTKLSYANVWVAKLLKARVLLNRGIGNDYASVISLTDDVIKNGPFVLEGLTRDIFLVKGFQSKEVMLAVQPFPTESFKYTQYQFYAQYVATPSLAGMMQNDPRLAWTFKPVTKSGATVNMFTKYYSGNTATIALTPLSVNSYAFRLTEAYLLQAEAITLSGADLAPAKTLLKTVMGHAGITDFAAVDAASNPTDLQLLIIKETMKNFVGENGLDWLALRRLPLPVIQSIRPIIKSANSLIFPLPASEFRNNDKADQNPGYSKN; encoded by the coding sequence ATGAAATTTCTAGTAAAAAAAATAATATTATTAGTTCTGCCAGCCAGTATGATTATTGGCTGTAAAAAGGAACTGAATGTGTTTCCCACTGACAGGCAGGTAGACGGGAATGTGATCATTGATGCGAAAAGTGCAGCTACGGTACTCAATGGGGTTTATTATCGTTTTGCGAATTCAGGAACGGACAATAACCAGATTCCATCGATAAAATGGATGCGCACTTTCGAAACTGTCCCCTCTGAGCTAAGTGGTTTGCTGGCCAATCGGAACAATGATGGACTGAATGATTTTACCTTTACTCCCGGTTCTGCTGCTACTGGCGAAAAATGGACCTATGGTTATAATCTGGTCAATGCTGCCAACGGTTTTCTAAAAAATATTGAACCGGTAATTACCATTACTGCGAATGTTAAAAAACAATTGCAGGCTGAGGCGAGGTTTTTAAGGGCATTTGCAAATGCCGAACTGCTTTTTCATTATGGTCAATACCGCGATGTCAACAGTGCATATGGCATTATCCTTCGGAATGATTTTGTGAATTCGGACAACATTAGCCTTGCACGTTCAAACGTTAAGCAAACTTATGACGCTATAATTGCCGATTTGGATATTGCGATTGCTGATTTACCGACATTAAATACGAAATTAAGTTATGCAAATGTGTGGGTAGCAAAACTGCTGAAAGCACGGGTACTGCTTAATCGTGGGATTGGTAATGACTATGCCAGTGTAATCAGTTTGACTGATGATGTGATTAAAAACGGTCCGTTTGTACTCGAAGGACTGACAAGGGATATTTTCTTGGTAAAAGGTTTTCAAAGCAAGGAAGTAATGTTAGCCGTTCAGCCTTTTCCGACTGAAAGCTTTAAATATACCCAGTATCAGTTTTATGCTCAATACGTTGCAACACCAAGTCTGGCTGGCATGATGCAAAATGATCCGAGACTGGCGTGGACTTTTAAACCTGTTACCAAAAGCGGGGCAACAGTGAATATGTTTACCAAATATTATTCAGGTAATACTGCCACAATTGCGCTCACCCCTTTATCTGTTAATTCTTATGCATTTCGCTTAACTGAAGCATATTTATTACAGGCAGAGGCCATCACCTTGTCTGGTGCTGATCTGGCTCCTGCAAAAACACTTCTGAAAACTGTTATGGGCCATGCAGGTATCACCGATTTTGCGGCTGTTGACGCAGCATCTAATCCAACCGATCTACAGCTGTTAATTATTAAAGAAACGATGAAAAATTTTGTAGGTGAGAACGGATTGGACTGGCTGGCTCTTAGAAGACTGCCATTACCTGTGATTCAGTCTATCAGACCAATAATTAAATCTGCAAATTCACTGATATTCCCTCTTCCAGCTAGCGAGTTCAGGAACAATGATAAAGCCGATCAGAATCCGGGATACAGTAAAAATTAA
- a CDS encoding TonB-dependent receptor, translating into MKINLTTILMIATILQVSATGSAQTVTFSGKSVPLEAVFKEVRKQTGYNILLSVKKISINKRVHVEFNQSPLNEVMSKCLDGLPLTYAIDDKTIVVKEKQNTWMRAIRDYFYSEVIKGRVVDESGRPLPGASISIKGLPGSNTRSSEDGSFSISVPEKGAVLVVSYIGYKSREIKTGDQNNITVQLEANASDLDQVVVVGYGSTKKKDLTGSVSTINATDVQDIPFATIDNSIAGKAAGVQVTKADGSPGGAVRIRVRGSSSLLGGNDPLYVIDGVPVQVRSNFINTGFDVGTPVGNDINNSGGVSAGLSSSFVNGLNSVGGLNINDIESISILKDASSTAIYGSKAANGVVIITTKSGKKDMKPQIVASYYSTATRAITPKLLNADQYRQLITEAARNDFDEHTKAADYMPTEVDAIINRPETFFGKANTNWIDEVTRNTISHNADLSVQGGGAASKYFSSISFNNTPGVIRSTDYQRVTGKLNLENEIGKRFRFITNMLIGYTDQNIGDGAYGQALRSRPDLEPYDLNGNPTNFAGVGYSYMGFQNPAGLLQATNNAKTFSLMGSISGLYDIDKSLKFKSTVSLNMQTYNQHNYIPSFLDIGSFYGNVANNGGIGSNSNSRLTNWFVENTLTYNKIFNDIHEVTLLGGTSYETIKNSYFSATATGYPDDKVLNNLSSASTPLFIRGDDPGKPQSYLLSFYLRANYSLLDKYLFTFTGRADGSSKFGPNNKFGYFPSGAAAWRISKENFLKNVKWIDDIKLRGSYGLTGTQNIGDQMYRTLYSPFSYSGANALIPTQLGNEGIKWESTREADAGLDISLFNNRLQATVDYYNKQTNGVLLALPVAPSSSYTSLLRNTADIKNTGLEVSLQGDIIRTKNFRWNASLNVTWNKSLVTKLDAGADLRQIGSLTGLELGNTTLVEGKPLGLITGYKFTGIIRTKEQLDAYKKEMGFIGSLVYPYTNIGDPMYELDYEEFKDLDSALPKTNEIIAQAAPKYYGGFSQGLSYKNLDLQLYFTFSQGGSLLWGDHIGSMQFSGSSNANAVMLNRYHSGNTQENQPRLLYGDGLAPISNLNVFSSSYIKLRTVSFNYRFDKSKWMQRAGLLNVSLFASATNLFTITKYPGNDPETTNDTYSVGGGYFDVSNYPTVKTFSLGLKLGF; encoded by the coding sequence ATGAAAATCAACCTGACTACCATATTAATGATCGCCACTATTCTTCAGGTTAGTGCTACAGGATCTGCACAGACAGTTACTTTCAGTGGGAAAAGCGTTCCTCTTGAAGCGGTATTTAAAGAGGTAAGAAAACAAACTGGTTACAACATCCTGCTTTCTGTAAAAAAGATCAGTATCAATAAAAGGGTTCATGTAGAGTTTAATCAAAGCCCTTTAAATGAGGTGATGAGTAAGTGCCTTGACGGGTTACCTTTAACTTATGCAATCGATGATAAAACGATTGTGGTCAAGGAAAAGCAAAATACCTGGATGAGGGCAATCCGGGACTATTTCTACTCTGAAGTAATCAAGGGCAGGGTGGTAGATGAGTCAGGCCGGCCACTCCCAGGTGCATCAATTAGCATAAAAGGATTACCGGGATCTAATACCAGATCGTCCGAAGATGGGAGTTTTTCTATCTCAGTCCCTGAGAAGGGGGCTGTTCTTGTGGTTTCTTATATCGGTTATAAGTCCAGAGAGATAAAAACCGGGGATCAAAATAACATTACAGTGCAATTGGAAGCCAATGCCTCAGACCTTGATCAGGTTGTAGTAGTAGGCTATGGTAGTACCAAAAAGAAAGACTTGACTGGATCTGTATCAACCATAAATGCAACTGATGTTCAGGATATACCCTTTGCTACTATAGACAATTCAATTGCGGGCAAAGCTGCCGGTGTTCAGGTAACCAAGGCTGACGGATCTCCTGGAGGGGCTGTACGCATCAGAGTCCGGGGTTCAAGTTCGCTTCTGGGAGGGAACGATCCATTGTATGTTATCGATGGTGTTCCTGTTCAGGTACGTAGCAATTTCATCAACACTGGCTTTGATGTAGGGACACCTGTTGGTAACGATATCAACAATTCTGGTGGGGTGAGTGCCGGTCTTTCATCTTCCTTTGTAAATGGTTTAAATAGTGTTGGCGGATTAAATATCAATGACATAGAGTCTATCAGTATTCTTAAAGATGCTTCCTCTACTGCGATTTATGGCTCTAAAGCCGCTAATGGTGTGGTTATCATTACTACCAAAAGCGGGAAAAAGGACATGAAACCACAGATTGTTGCGAGTTATTATAGTACTGCTACACGGGCCATCACCCCGAAGTTACTCAACGCTGACCAATACAGGCAGCTGATTACCGAGGCGGCAAGGAATGATTTTGATGAGCATACTAAAGCTGCCGATTACATGCCTACCGAGGTAGATGCAATTATTAATAGACCTGAAACCTTTTTTGGAAAAGCGAATACCAACTGGATTGATGAGGTTACCCGTAATACCATTTCACATAATGCAGACCTATCTGTACAAGGTGGTGGTGCGGCTTCCAAGTATTTTAGTTCGATTTCTTTCAATAATACCCCAGGGGTAATCAGAAGTACCGATTACCAGCGTGTTACCGGTAAACTAAACCTTGAAAACGAAATTGGTAAAAGATTCCGGTTTATCACAAATATGCTCATCGGCTATACCGATCAAAACATTGGAGATGGTGCTTATGGGCAGGCATTAAGGTCAAGGCCGGATCTTGAACCCTATGATCTAAACGGTAATCCGACAAATTTTGCTGGTGTTGGTTATAGTTATATGGGATTTCAAAATCCTGCTGGATTGCTTCAGGCAACAAACAATGCGAAGACTTTTAGTTTGATGGGATCAATTTCAGGCCTTTATGATATTGATAAGTCCCTAAAATTCAAAAGTACGGTCTCCTTAAATATGCAGACTTATAATCAGCATAATTACATTCCTAGTTTTTTGGATATAGGCAGTTTTTATGGCAATGTGGCTAATAATGGAGGTATTGGTAGTAATTCAAATAGCAGACTGACCAATTGGTTTGTTGAGAACACATTGACTTACAATAAAATATTTAATGATATACACGAGGTCACTTTACTTGGAGGTACATCATACGAAACGATTAAAAACAGTTATTTCAGCGCAACAGCTACGGGTTATCCGGATGATAAAGTCTTAAATAATCTTTCCTCAGCCTCGACCCCGCTATTTATTAGGGGAGATGACCCTGGCAAGCCGCAAAGCTATCTGTTGTCGTTTTACCTTAGGGCAAATTATTCCCTGTTGGACAAATACCTGTTTACTTTTACAGGGAGGGCTGATGGTTCTTCAAAGTTTGGCCCTAATAATAAATTTGGTTATTTTCCTTCCGGAGCTGCTGCCTGGAGAATATCTAAGGAAAACTTTCTTAAGAATGTAAAATGGATTGATGATATCAAACTCAGGGGAAGTTATGGTTTGACAGGTACGCAGAATATTGGCGATCAGATGTACAGGACTTTATATAGCCCATTTTCTTATTCTGGTGCTAATGCGCTCATACCTACCCAGTTGGGAAATGAAGGGATTAAGTGGGAAAGTACCCGTGAGGCAGATGCAGGCTTAGATATTTCTTTATTCAATAACCGCTTGCAGGCTACTGTAGATTATTATAATAAACAGACTAATGGCGTTTTACTTGCCTTGCCAGTTGCCCCCAGCAGTTCCTACACCTCATTATTGAGAAATACCGCTGATATTAAGAATACTGGACTAGAAGTCTCCTTACAAGGTGATATCATCCGTACTAAAAACTTTCGTTGGAATGCATCTTTAAATGTTACCTGGAATAAATCTCTGGTGACTAAATTAGATGCAGGCGCGGATCTTAGACAGATAGGAAGTTTGACAGGCCTGGAACTCGGTAATACAACCCTGGTTGAGGGTAAACCGCTTGGCCTGATTACAGGTTATAAGTTTACAGGAATTATCCGGACCAAGGAACAATTGGACGCCTATAAAAAAGAAATGGGCTTTATCGGATCATTGGTTTATCCATATACCAATATCGGAGATCCTATGTATGAACTGGATTACGAAGAATTCAAGGATTTGGATAGTGCGTTGCCTAAAACCAATGAGATCATTGCCCAGGCTGCTCCAAAATATTATGGCGGTTTCAGTCAGGGGCTGAGTTATAAGAACCTGGACCTTCAGCTGTATTTCACTTTCTCGCAGGGCGGAAGTCTTTTATGGGGAGACCATATCGGCAGTATGCAGTTTTCGGGCTCGTCTAACGCAAATGCGGTAATGTTGAACAGATACCATTCGGGTAACACTCAAGAGAATCAACCGCGTTTGTTGTATGGAGATGGTCTTGCTCCTATATCCAATCTGAATGTTTTCAGTTCCTCTTACATCAAGTTAAGAACAGTTTCATTCAATTACCGCTTTGATAAATCCAAATGGATGCAAAGAGCAGGATTACTGAATGTGTCGTTGTTTGCATCAGCAACCAATTTGTTCACGATCACAAAATACCCTGGAAATGATCCGGAAACTACTAATGATACCTATAGTGTTGGCGGTGGATATTTTGATGTAAGCAATTACCCAACTGTAAAGACATTTTCATTAGGTCTTAAACTTGGTTTCTAA
- a CDS encoding glucose-1-phosphate adenylyltransferase: MTDKVLGVILGGGQGSRLSPLTQTRSKPAVPIAGKYRLVDIPISNCINSGVHRMFVLTQFNSASLNKHIKNTYHFSHFSKAFVDILAAEQTVHNSDWFQGTADAVRQSMHHICLHEFDYILILSGDQLYQMDFSKMIEAHIEANAEITIATIPVTGNEATEFGILKADQENMITSFVEKPKTGLDEWISDTGPEMQAEGRNFLASMGIYVFNREYLISILNENLDEKDFGKEILPKAINRSRVLSYQYEGYWTDIGNISSFFEANLALTDDIPKFDLFDNFHTIFTRARMLPPSKIRSTTLEKTIIAEGCIIEASRIEHSVVGIRARIGKHSVIANTYIMGSDRYQTLIEIQQEVNAGNSLIGIGDRCYIHNAIIDKNCRIGNDVKINGGPHLKDGDFELYTVKDGIVVIKKGAILPSGTII; this comes from the coding sequence ATGACTGACAAAGTTTTAGGAGTTATCCTGGGCGGTGGCCAGGGCTCCAGATTATCGCCGCTAACACAAACCCGTTCTAAACCGGCAGTGCCAATTGCAGGAAAGTACCGTTTAGTTGACATTCCAATATCCAATTGTATCAACTCTGGCGTCCATCGTATGTTTGTACTGACGCAGTTCAATTCTGCCTCCTTAAATAAACACATTAAAAATACTTATCACTTTAGTCATTTTAGTAAAGCTTTTGTCGACATATTGGCTGCTGAACAAACCGTGCATAATTCGGATTGGTTTCAGGGAACAGCTGATGCGGTGAGGCAATCTATGCACCACATTTGTTTGCATGAATTTGATTACATTCTGATTCTTTCTGGTGATCAGCTTTATCAGATGGATTTTAGTAAAATGATCGAAGCGCATATTGAAGCCAATGCGGAAATTACCATTGCGACGATTCCGGTAACTGGCAATGAGGCAACAGAATTCGGCATTTTAAAAGCGGACCAGGAAAATATGATTACTTCTTTTGTCGAAAAACCTAAAACAGGATTAGATGAGTGGATCTCCGATACAGGTCCTGAAATGCAGGCCGAAGGGCGTAATTTTCTAGCCTCAATGGGGATTTACGTGTTCAATAGAGAATACCTCATCAGCATTCTAAATGAGAATCTGGATGAAAAGGATTTTGGCAAGGAGATCCTGCCCAAGGCGATTAACAGAAGTCGTGTATTAAGCTATCAGTATGAAGGATACTGGACCGATATAGGCAATATCTCTTCATTTTTTGAGGCAAATCTTGCGTTAACCGATGATATCCCAAAATTTGATCTGTTTGATAATTTCCATACTATTTTTACCAGGGCAAGGATGCTCCCACCATCAAAAATCCGATCTACAACTTTAGAGAAAACAATCATCGCTGAAGGTTGCATCATTGAAGCTAGCCGGATTGAACATTCAGTAGTGGGCATAAGGGCAAGAATTGGTAAACATTCAGTAATTGCAAATACCTACATCATGGGGAGTGACCGCTATCAAACACTAATTGAGATTCAGCAGGAGGTAAATGCCGGGAATTCGCTGATTGGTATCGGTGATAGGTGTTACATCCATAATGCAATTATTGACAAGAACTGTCGGATCGGAAATGATGTGAAAATAAACGGAGGCCCTCATTTAAAAGATGGGGATTTTGAACTCTATACAGTGAAAGACGGAATTGTTGTGATAAAAAAAGGAGCGATTTTACCTAGTGGAACCATAATCTAA
- a CDS encoding transglutaminase family protein — translation MPIFKIKHITNYKYESLVRDSANQIILFPIKDEYQKVVKHDLNISGSPDVDIFIDYYGNEVGIFTQSEPHNQLKIFSKISVETIARPLPQDDIFASKQWDTLEEIKYDVPFIDYLKQEYFENAEMLKQTAMGLRDQNDTPYQTAVKFCNHVFTNFEYIKGLTTVDTTIDEILRLKAGVCQDFAHILTTMLRFIQIPARYVSGYICPNRDGMRGEGATHAWAEAYLPGYGWLGLDPTNNCIANDNHVRLAVGRNFCDCSPVKGVFKGTSGHSLEVTVSVGQDDDENMEIENYFQPKEINYSKSSLNQPVKNSYQRYMDAVIQQQQQQQQQQ, via the coding sequence ATGCCTATCTTCAAAATAAAACACATTACCAACTACAAGTATGAATCTCTTGTTCGGGACAGTGCAAATCAAATTATATTGTTCCCGATTAAAGATGAATACCAAAAAGTGGTCAAGCATGACCTTAATATTTCGGGAAGTCCGGATGTAGATATTTTTATCGACTATTATGGGAATGAAGTAGGTATTTTTACCCAAAGTGAACCGCACAACCAATTGAAAATATTCTCTAAAATTTCTGTGGAGACCATTGCGAGACCACTTCCTCAGGATGATATTTTTGCCAGTAAACAATGGGATACGCTAGAGGAGATTAAATATGATGTTCCATTCATAGATTATCTTAAGCAGGAATATTTTGAGAATGCTGAGATGTTAAAACAGACAGCAATGGGCCTCAGGGATCAAAATGATACCCCTTATCAAACAGCGGTGAAGTTTTGTAATCATGTCTTTACGAATTTCGAATACATTAAGGGCTTAACTACGGTTGATACAACAATAGATGAAATATTAAGATTAAAGGCGGGTGTCTGTCAGGATTTTGCACATATCTTAACCACCATGCTTAGGTTTATACAGATTCCTGCACGATATGTAAGCGGATACATCTGTCCGAACAGGGATGGGATGCGAGGGGAGGGGGCGACCCATGCATGGGCGGAAGCTTACCTCCCGGGTTATGGATGGTTGGGCCTCGACCCTACCAATAACTGCATCGCCAACGATAACCATGTAAGATTAGCGGTTGGAAGGAACTTTTGCGACTGCTCTCCGGTAAAGGGCGTTTTTAAAGGTACTTCTGGCCATTCACTGGAGGTAACGGTTTCTGTTGGTCAAGATGACGATGAAAACATGGAAATAGAAAATTACTTTCAGCCAAAAGAAATCAACTATAGCAAATCAAGCCTTAATCAGCCTGTAAAGAATAGTTATCAGCGTTATATGGATGCCGTCATTCAGCAGCAACAGCAACAACAGCAGCAACAATAA
- a CDS encoding TlpA disulfide reductase family protein has translation MKKLLLYGLAAFLSLPGFAQESKPLDFSIKGKIINKKTGYIYLFYPVGEAYKIDSAAIHNGYFLFKGKLTEPVIASFAASKNINSIDDPNIASAFITPATMEMTISHGAFKQMVLKGSVSNDEYEALNQQKAFIKKEMEPVLAAYKKEKDHEKAAAIREQFEPFNARMDKIDQAFISSHPDSYLSPYLMRFKMNAFPVLQAKAIYNKWTEKIKESKSGKEIYREILELESGSPGSMAKVFAKSDINGEQLSLADFKGKKYVLVDFWASWCVPCRKGNPHLLSLYNKYQTKGLEIIGVSDDDGSPEAWKKAVAQDNIAVWRHVLRGLKRTPSGYDTSDDISSGYGIHSLPTKILIDKNGMIIGRYGGNGEDDGAMDKKLAEIFN, from the coding sequence ATGAAGAAGTTATTATTATATGGCCTGGCAGCATTCTTAAGTTTGCCTGGCTTTGCCCAGGAAAGCAAACCTTTGGATTTCAGTATCAAGGGAAAAATCATCAATAAAAAAACAGGCTACATCTACCTCTTTTATCCAGTAGGTGAAGCTTACAAAATAGATAGTGCTGCCATCCACAATGGATACTTTCTGTTTAAAGGCAAATTAACAGAACCTGTTATAGCGAGTTTTGCCGCTTCTAAAAATATTAACAGCATCGATGATCCCAATATAGCAAGTGCTTTTATTACACCGGCTACAATGGAGATGACCATTAGCCATGGTGCTTTTAAGCAAATGGTTTTAAAAGGTTCTGTCAGTAATGATGAATATGAAGCCTTGAACCAGCAAAAGGCATTTATAAAGAAAGAGATGGAACCTGTACTTGCTGCGTACAAAAAAGAAAAAGACCATGAAAAGGCGGCGGCGATACGAGAGCAATTTGAACCTTTTAATGCCCGGATGGATAAAATAGACCAGGCATTTATCAGTTCGCATCCTGATTCTTACCTTTCACCATACCTCATGCGTTTTAAAATGAATGCATTTCCAGTTTTGCAGGCTAAAGCTATTTACAATAAATGGACGGAAAAGATCAAGGAAAGCAAATCTGGGAAAGAGATATACCGGGAAATTCTTGAACTCGAAAGTGGTTCACCTGGAAGTATGGCTAAAGTATTTGCCAAAAGCGATATTAATGGTGAGCAGTTGAGCCTTGCAGATTTTAAAGGGAAAAAATATGTTCTTGTAGATTTCTGGGCTTCGTGGTGCGTGCCTTGCAGGAAGGGAAATCCGCACTTACTTAGCCTCTATAATAAATATCAAACAAAAGGTTTGGAAATTATTGGGGTATCTGATGACGATGGAAGCCCAGAGGCCTGGAAGAAAGCTGTTGCTCAGGATAATATTGCCGTTTGGAGACATGTTTTAAGAGGACTCAAAAGAACACCCAGTGGTTATGATACATCTGATGACATTTCATCTGGTTACGGTATCCATAGTTTGCCTACCAAAATACTGATCGATAAAAATGGAATGATCATCGGCCGTTATGGTGGTAATGGAGAGGATGATGGGGCAATGGATAAAAAACTAGCTGAAATATTTAATTAA
- a CDS encoding FecR family protein — protein sequence MLPDGTNVWLNAFSSLTFPTRFVDRAARKVVLNGEAYFEVVKKSPLTPFIVQSRNQELEVLGTHFNIEAYRDGQNIKTTLLEGAVLLSLVNKQNLKTLNDKPVKLSPGEQSILNSNEVFSINKIDVNDAIAWKNGYFMFKSEPLESIMQKISKWYNVEVVFKNEEVKNDVFWGTISRAKNISGILKILEMTGEVRFRVEDNKIIVMK from the coding sequence ATTCTACCGGATGGTACAAACGTATGGCTGAATGCTTTTTCGTCGCTTACTTTTCCTACAAGATTTGTGGATCGGGCTGCGCGAAAAGTTGTTTTAAACGGGGAAGCATATTTTGAAGTGGTAAAAAAAAGCCCGCTAACTCCTTTTATAGTACAGAGCCGAAACCAGGAGCTTGAAGTCTTAGGCACGCATTTTAATATAGAAGCTTACAGGGATGGTCAAAATATCAAAACAACCTTGTTGGAAGGGGCAGTATTATTAAGTCTGGTGAACAAACAAAACTTAAAGACCTTAAATGATAAACCTGTAAAACTGAGCCCGGGAGAACAATCTATCTTAAATTCCAATGAAGTTTTTAGCATTAATAAAATTGATGTAAATGATGCTATTGCTTGGAAGAATGGCTATTTTATGTTTAAAAGCGAACCTCTTGAAAGTATCATGCAAAAAATATCAAAATGGTACAATGTTGAAGTAGTGTTTAAGAACGAAGAAGTGAAAAATGACGTGTTTTGGGGCACCATCAGTAGGGCTAAGAATATTTCTGGTATTCTCAAGATACTTGAAATGACAGGAGAGGTCAGGTTTCGGGTAGAGGATAATAAAATAATTGTGATGAAATAA
- a CDS encoding RNA polymerase sigma factor produces the protein MIRNLIIDYNNYTEQELIELWKMGNDDVFELFYNKHVIKLLNIARLKTGNMAVAQELVQDTFLSLHKKKLEIQQQTNLIAYLYIALKKNILNYYRKESVHKKYETYIQSHSSELDNSTEWSINTKELELQIIEEIEKLPPQCSKVFKLSRIDGMSDKEIAATLNISVNTVEQHKRKALRILRTAFKEYLGTALVMYLLR, from the coding sequence ATGATTAGGAATCTTATCATTGATTATAACAACTATACCGAACAGGAACTCATCGAACTCTGGAAAATGGGCAATGATGATGTTTTTGAATTATTTTACAATAAACATGTTATAAAGCTATTAAACATTGCCAGGCTAAAAACCGGCAATATGGCCGTTGCGCAAGAATTGGTGCAGGATACCTTTTTAAGCCTTCACAAAAAGAAACTAGAAATACAGCAGCAAACAAACCTAATTGCATATCTATATATTGCTTTAAAAAAAAACATACTGAATTACTATCGGAAGGAAAGTGTGCACAAAAAATATGAAACATATATACAGAGCCATAGTTCAGAATTGGACAACAGCACGGAATGGAGCATCAACACCAAAGAGCTGGAACTTCAGATCATTGAAGAAATAGAAAAACTTCCGCCACAATGCAGTAAAGTGTTTAAATTGAGTCGGATAGATGGCATGAGCGACAAAGAAATTGCAGCAACACTCAATATATCCGTAAATACGGTGGAACAGCACAAAAGGAAAGCATTGAGAATCTTAAGGACTGCCTTTAAAGAGTATCTTGGAACTGCGTTGGTTATGTATTTATTAAGGTAA
- a CDS encoding TetR/AcrR family transcriptional regulator, whose product MPRKSYDGVIRNKERTKNKLLDAVGQIIRKEGYTGLKLKKIVDLAGVDRKILYTYFGSIENLVETYIRQRDYYMGFADQAKKLVKEHEGKNGKELVQKLLVEQLEHFSIDEDMQQILIWHISEGNPILSGISEERERIGSIFLRLLDRHFEHSNVDVRARLALIISGIYFLVLYAKKTKGLFCEIDLNTTDGIERIKRAIQDLIEETFELDKN is encoded by the coding sequence ATGCCAAGAAAAAGTTATGATGGTGTTATCCGTAATAAGGAACGAACAAAAAACAAATTGCTCGATGCAGTAGGGCAAATCATTAGAAAAGAGGGATATACTGGTCTAAAGCTAAAAAAAATCGTCGATCTTGCCGGAGTTGACAGAAAAATTTTATACACTTATTTTGGCTCAATAGAGAATTTAGTTGAGACCTATATCCGTCAAAGGGATTATTACATGGGCTTTGCTGATCAAGCAAAAAAGCTAGTAAAGGAGCATGAAGGAAAAAACGGCAAAGAATTGGTGCAGAAGCTACTGGTAGAACAACTGGAACACTTTTCTATAGATGAGGATATGCAACAGATATTAATTTGGCATATCAGCGAAGGGAATCCCATATTATCAGGGATTAGTGAGGAAAGAGAAAGGATTGGCAGTATTTTCCTACGGCTTTTGGATCGCCATTTTGAGCATTCGAATGTCGATGTGCGTGCCCGTCTTGCCTTGATTATTTCTGGAATCTATTTTTTAGTCCTCTATGCTAAAAAGACAAAAGGACTATTTTGCGAAATTGACTTAAATACCACAGATGGTATCGAACGAATTAAAAGAGCTATACAGGACCTTATAGAAGAAACTTTTGAATTAGATAAAAACTAG